A part of Pectobacterium cacticida genomic DNA contains:
- the proX gene encoding glycine betaine/L-proline ABC transporter substrate-binding protein ProX, translated as MRNTKLWAAALTTALLSTHVYAADTAQPGKGISVVPVQSTISEETFQTLLVSRALEKLGYDVQPPQEVDYNVAYTSIASGDATFIAVNWDPLHADQYQAAGGDAKFYRQGEYVTGAAQGYLIDKKTADKYKITNIAQLKDPKIAKLFDTNGDGKADLTGCTPGWGCEAVINNHLPAYGLTDTVEHNQGNYAAMIADTITRYKEGKPILYYTWTPYWVSDVLVPGRDVVWLQVPFSSQPGAMKGVSTKLPNGADYGFPVNNMRIAANKAWAEKNPAAAKLFAIMKLPIADVNAQNLRMHEGEGSQQDIERHVDGWIKAHQQLFDGWVKTAAEAAK; from the coding sequence ATGCGTAACACTAAACTCTGGGCTGCTGCCCTGACGACAGCACTATTGAGCACACACGTTTATGCTGCTGACACCGCACAGCCGGGCAAAGGTATCTCCGTTGTTCCGGTGCAAAGCACCATCTCCGAGGAGACGTTCCAGACGCTGTTGGTCAGCCGCGCGCTGGAAAAGCTCGGCTATGATGTACAGCCGCCACAAGAGGTAGATTACAATGTCGCCTATACCTCAATCGCCTCCGGCGACGCCACGTTTATCGCGGTAAACTGGGATCCGCTGCACGCCGATCAATACCAAGCCGCTGGCGGGGACGCGAAGTTCTACCGCCAGGGGGAATACGTCACCGGCGCTGCACAGGGTTATCTCATCGATAAGAAAACGGCTGATAAATACAAAATCACCAACATTGCGCAGTTAAAAGATCCGAAAATCGCCAAACTGTTTGATACTAATGGCGATGGCAAAGCCGATCTCACGGGATGTACGCCGGGTTGGGGATGTGAAGCCGTTATCAATAACCATCTCCCCGCCTATGGCCTAACCGACACGGTGGAGCATAATCAGGGCAACTATGCAGCGATGATCGCCGATACCATTACGCGTTATAAAGAAGGCAAGCCGATTCTGTACTACACATGGACGCCTTACTGGGTGAGTGATGTACTGGTTCCAGGACGTGACGTTGTGTGGTTGCAGGTACCTTTTTCTTCTCAACCCGGCGCGATGAAGGGCGTCAGTACCAAGTTGCCTAACGGGGCCGACTACGGCTTCCCGGTCAATAACATGAGGATCGCGGCGAATAAGGCGTGGGCAGAGAAAAACCCAGCCGCAGCCAAGCTGTTTGCTATCATGAAGTTGCCGATTGCCGATGTGAATGCGCAGAACCTACGTATGCATGAAGGTGAGGGATCACAGCAGGATATCGAACGTCATGTCGATGGCTGGATCAAAGCCCATCAGCAATTGTTTGACGGCTGGGTGAAGACCGCCGCCGAGGCCGCGAAATAA